Proteins encoded in a region of the Homo sapiens chromosome 20, GRCh38.p14 Primary Assembly genome:
- the TP53TG5 gene encoding TP53-target gene 5 protein codes for MSPSAKKRPKNSRVSKMQDEKLRDETEQPVSKVIERNRLRTVLKNLSLLKLLKSSNRRIQELHKLAKRCWHSLLSVPKILRISSGENSACNKTKQNNEEFQEIGCSEKELKSKKLESTGDPKKKEYKEWKSQVQSGMRNKEKTSLAAMPRKEKHIEPEVPRTSRDDSLNPGVQGRQPLTEGPRVIFIKPYRNRTPMGHMKQLDVADQWIWFEGLPTRIHLPAPRVMCRSSTLRWVKRRCTRFCSASLEMPMWHPYKVDVTWTRARGASRGWRSRHQLKGRNGWRNSRVYK; via the exons ATGAGTCCATCAGCAAAGAAGAGGCCCAAGAACAGCAGGGTTTCCAAG ATGCAAGATGAGAAACTGCGGGACGAGACAGAGCAGCCTGTGAGCAAAGTAATTGAGCGGAACCGTCTGAGAACG GTGTTAAAAAACTTGTCGCTCTTGAAGCTACTCAAGAGCTCAAACCGCCGGATCCAAGAACTGCATAAGCTGGCCAAAAGGTGTTGGCATTCACTGCTCAGTGTTCCAAAGATTCTCCGCATCTCCTCTGG GGAAAACAGTGCctgcaataaaacaaaacaaaataatgaagagTTCCAGGAGATCGGGTGCTCCGAGAAGGAACTCAAGTCCAAGAAATTAGAGTCCACAGGGGACCCTAAGAAAAAAGAGTACAAGGAGTGGAAGTCCCAGGTGCAGTCAGGGATGAGGAACAAGGAGAAAACGTCATTGGCGGCAATGCCACGGAAAGAAAAGCATATAGAGCCTGAGGTTCCAAGGACATCGAGGGATgatagcttgaaccctggagtccAGGGGAGGCAACCACTCACCGAGGGCCCCCGAGTCATCTTCATTAAGCCCTACCGCAATAGAACTCCCATGGGGCACATGAAGCAGCTGGATGTAGCCGACCAGTGGATCTGGTTTGAGGGGCTGCCCACACGAATCCACCTCCCGGCGCCCAGGGTGATGTGCAGATCCTCCACCCTGCGTTGGGTCAAGCGCCGCTGCACCCGCTTCTGCTCCGCATCACTTGAAATGCCTATGTGGCATCCATACAAG GTTGATGTGACCTGGACGAGAGCCAGAGGTGCGAGCAGAGGGTGGAGATCGCGCCATCAGCTGAAGGGGAGGAATGGGTGGCGAAATTCACGAGTCTACAAATAA
- the TP53TG5 gene encoding TP53-target gene 5 protein isoform X1 has translation MQDEKLRDETEQPVSKVIERNRLRTVLKNLSLLKLLKSSNRRIQELHKLAKRCWHSLLSVPKILRISSGENSACNKTKQNNEEFQEIGCSEKELKSKKLESTGDPKKKEYKEWKSQVQSGMRNKEKTSLAAMPRKEKHIEPEVPRTSRDDSLNPGVQGRQPLTEGPRVIFIKPYRNRTPMGHMKQLDVADQWIWFEGLPTRIHLPAPRVMCRSSTLRWVKRRCTRFCSASLEMPMWHPYKVDVTWTRARGASRGWRSRHQLKGRNGWRNSRVYK, from the exons ATGCAAGATGAGAAACTGCGGGACGAGACAGAGCAGCCTGTGAGCAAAGTAATTGAGCGGAACCGTCTGAGAACG GTGTTAAAAAACTTGTCGCTCTTGAAGCTACTCAAGAGCTCAAACCGCCGGATCCAAGAACTGCATAAGCTGGCCAAAAGGTGTTGGCATTCACTGCTCAGTGTTCCAAAGATTCTCCGCATCTCCTCTGG GGAAAACAGTGCctgcaataaaacaaaacaaaataatgaagagTTCCAGGAGATCGGGTGCTCCGAGAAGGAACTCAAGTCCAAGAAATTAGAGTCCACAGGGGACCCTAAGAAAAAAGAGTACAAGGAGTGGAAGTCCCAGGTGCAGTCAGGGATGAGGAACAAGGAGAAAACGTCATTGGCGGCAATGCCACGGAAAGAAAAGCATATAGAGCCTGAGGTTCCAAGGACATCGAGGGATgatagcttgaaccctggagtccAGGGGAGGCAACCACTCACCGAGGGCCCCCGAGTCATCTTCATTAAGCCCTACCGCAATAGAACTCCCATGGGGCACATGAAGCAGCTGGATGTAGCCGACCAGTGGATCTGGTTTGAGGGGCTGCCCACACGAATCCACCTCCCGGCGCCCAGGGTGATGTGCAGATCCTCCACCCTGCGTTGGGTCAAGCGCCGCTGCACCCGCTTCTGCTCCGCATCACTTGAAATGCCTATGTGGCATCCATACAAG GTTGATGTGACCTGGACGAGAGCCAGAGGTGCGAGCAGAGGGTGGAGATCGCGCCATCAGCTGAAGGGGAGGAATGGGTGGCGAAATTCACGAGTCTACAAATAA